A single window of Microbispora hainanensis DNA harbors:
- a CDS encoding acyltransferase family protein produces MSAPLRRAAERTPPGRDRHIDLLRAVAIALVVLGHWLAVVVTYRDRIGGDTVLAYVPWARPLTWLFQVMPVFFLVGGFAGAASLDSCRRRGGDAIGWFLSRTDRLIRPTTAFLLTLGGAALLALLLGADPATVGMAVWLACLPLWFLIAYVTVVLLTPILLALHRRAGLAVPVVLAVAVAFGDAARLLGGPGVFGAANYLLAWAAVYQLGIAWREGALSARPRVAVPMIVGGLAALVLLTVPGPYAVSMVTDPGARLQNTSPPTLALLALAVAQTGVALLLHEHGGRLLRRTRPWAAVVAANSVIMTVFLWHMTAVVIAVLALYVTGLLPQPPPGSAAWLLLRVPWIAFLTATLAVLVAVFARFERHAVERRGGALPASSAGRAGASTSAATLAGAGLVVAGLLGVALTGSQGLPAPMLPARFAVWFAVYFAGAALLWAARASHRRLAS; encoded by the coding sequence ATGTCCGCGCCCCTGCGACGTGCGGCGGAGCGCACGCCGCCCGGCCGCGACCGTCACATCGACCTGCTGCGCGCCGTCGCCATCGCGCTGGTGGTGCTCGGGCACTGGCTTGCCGTGGTGGTGACCTACCGCGACCGCATCGGCGGCGACACGGTCCTCGCGTACGTCCCCTGGGCCAGGCCGCTCACCTGGCTGTTCCAGGTCATGCCGGTGTTCTTCCTGGTGGGTGGCTTCGCGGGAGCCGCCTCGCTCGACTCCTGCCGGCGGCGGGGCGGCGACGCGATCGGCTGGTTCCTGTCCCGCACCGACCGGCTGATCCGCCCGACGACGGCGTTCCTGCTCACGCTGGGCGGCGCGGCCCTGCTCGCGCTCCTCCTCGGCGCCGACCCCGCCACCGTGGGCATGGCGGTCTGGCTCGCCTGCCTGCCGTTGTGGTTCCTCATCGCGTACGTCACGGTCGTCCTGCTCACCCCGATCCTGCTCGCGCTGCACCGCAGGGCGGGCCTCGCGGTGCCCGTGGTTCTCGCGGTGGCGGTGGCGTTCGGCGACGCGGCCCGGTTGCTCGGCGGTCCCGGCGTGTTCGGCGCGGCCAACTATCTGCTGGCCTGGGCGGCGGTCTACCAGCTCGGCATCGCCTGGCGGGAGGGAGCCCTGTCCGCCCGGCCCCGCGTGGCCGTACCCATGATCGTGGGCGGCCTGGCGGCGCTGGTGCTGCTCACCGTCCCGGGGCCGTACGCGGTCAGCATGGTGACCGACCCCGGCGCCCGCCTGCAGAACACCTCGCCGCCGACGCTCGCGCTGCTCGCCCTCGCGGTCGCGCAGACGGGGGTCGCACTGCTCCTGCACGAGCATGGTGGTCGCCTGCTGCGCCGTACGCGCCCGTGGGCGGCCGTCGTCGCGGCCAACTCCGTGATCATGACGGTGTTCCTCTGGCACATGACGGCCGTCGTGATCGCCGTGCTCGCGCTCTATGTCACCGGCCTGCTGCCGCAGCCGCCTCCCGGATCGGCCGCCTGGCTGCTGCTGCGCGTGCCCTGGATCGCTTTCCTGACGGCGACCCTCGCGGTGCTCGTCGCCGTGTTCGCCCGGTTCGAACGGCACGCGGTTGAGAGGCGCGGGGGTGCTTTGCCGGCGTCGAGCGCCGGGAGGGCGGGGGCCTCGACGTCGGCCGCGACCCTGGCGGGAGCCGGTCTGGTCGTCGCGGGCCTGCTCGGTGTGGCGCTCACCGGCTCGCAGGGCCTGCCCGCGCCGATGCTCCCCGCCCGCTTCGCCGTGTGGTTCGCCGTCTACTTCGCGGGCGCCGCGCTGCTGTGGGCCGCCCGGGCGTCGCATCGGCGCCTCGCGTCATGA
- a CDS encoding DUF222 domain-containing protein: protein MAQELALTPLPDDVDVCLAEAEELLFARDRITCALADRVGRVHRAGQARQHGHASTRCWLRTSGGMTVGGAGRLLTLGAELPRLPKVREKFATGELAAGVVEAICAAVAGLTDEQATLAEPILVDLASKAGAAEVAKAGRHLRAVLDPDGDERDERADYGRRFLRVRPGKGGGVEGEFYLPREAGARLMALLQAYAKLRAQGDDRPLTVRQADALIALLEQKIAAELLVVVSAESLPTDPETTADPETTDDNPYPADPATDDPDPATQDPADPAADDEVSDHFADLGDSASSDYVPDTTGTTDEPSQADDTADHAGDARDVGGFEEGRDDTGDRAPGEAGADAGAESADDTADHAENARDAGGFEEGRDDTGDRAPGEAGADAGAESADDTNAYAPDATGSADDPSQADDAVSDVMGDPGAAGGTDGPETLDELDTAEAVPATDPAAGSGDVATGLRDEEPRGWGAGECGAGERRPGECEPRSTANTAAAEGDHTANADSAEDDDTASTRSAECDTTAPAEGDGCVRGAAWSGATHARRGASAWPAHGGGHWHTAPSDTAPSDTVPSGATASSSARPDPPPEDVSAHHTHAGPRTAGDCRHGQGTCRCGSQGAWRCSGDARCSCATQAAGTPGTAAGAGRGTPETAQEASQGGAQGTAQGGSPGSPGASAGAMPGAFLGSALGASAGTLLGASLGMAPGTAPGLLLATGQVLPVSSVHRLARTSTLVRIVMNAEGQVLDMGRKVRLATPAQRRAIYARYATCWIDGCPLPATMCQIDHADNWSTGGLTDLKLLGPACQFHNRDRYQHPDRYTRRNVGEDRWAFTYHRLGRAPRLHD from the coding sequence GTGGCCCAAGAGCTGGCGCTGACCCCGCTTCCCGATGACGTGGATGTGTGCCTGGCCGAGGCGGAGGAGTTGCTGTTCGCCCGGGATCGGATCACCTGCGCGCTGGCCGATCGGGTGGGGCGGGTGCATCGTGCGGGGCAGGCCAGGCAGCATGGGCATGCCTCCACCCGGTGTTGGTTGCGCACGAGTGGGGGGATGACGGTGGGGGGTGCGGGCCGCCTGCTCACGTTGGGGGCGGAACTGCCGCGCCTCCCCAAGGTGCGGGAGAAGTTCGCCACGGGTGAGCTGGCGGCCGGGGTGGTGGAGGCCATCTGCGCCGCTGTGGCCGGACTGACCGACGAGCAGGCCACCTTGGCGGAGCCGATCTTGGTGGACCTGGCCAGTAAAGCGGGGGCGGCGGAGGTCGCCAAGGCCGGCCGCCATCTGCGGGCGGTGCTGGACCCCGATGGGGATGAGCGGGATGAGCGGGCCGATTACGGGCGGCGGTTCCTGCGGGTCCGCCCGGGCAAGGGCGGCGGCGTGGAAGGGGAGTTCTACCTGCCGCGTGAGGCCGGCGCCCGGTTGATGGCGTTGTTGCAGGCGTACGCCAAGCTGAGGGCACAGGGTGATGACCGCCCGCTGACGGTGCGCCAGGCCGACGCCTTGATCGCCCTGCTGGAGCAGAAGATCGCCGCCGAGCTCCTCGTCGTGGTCAGCGCCGAATCCCTCCCCACCGACCCCGAAACCACCGCAGACCCCGAAACCACCGACGACAACCCATACCCCGCCGACCCGGCCACCGACGACCCCGACCCGGCCACCCAAGACCCCGCTGACCCTGCCGCCGACGACGAGGTCAGCGACCACTTCGCAGACCTCGGCGACAGCGCCTCCAGTGACTACGTCCCCGACACCACCGGAACCACTGACGAGCCGAGCCAGGCCGACGACACCGCCGACCACGCCGGAGACGCGCGGGATGTCGGGGGCTTCGAGGAAGGCCGGGACGACACGGGCGACCGTGCTCCCGGCGAGGCCGGGGCAGATGCCGGTGCGGAGAGCGCCGACGACACCGCCGACCACGCCGAAAACGCGCGGGATGCCGGGGGCTTCGAGGAAGGCCGGGACGACACGGGCGACCGTGCTCCTGGCGAGGCCGGGGCAGATGCCGGTGCGGAGAGCGCCGACGACACCAACGCCTACGCCCCCGACGCCACCGGAAGCGCCGACGACCCCAGCCAGGCCGACGACGCCGTCTCCGACGTGATGGGCGACCCGGGTGCTGCGGGCGGCACCGACGGCCCCGAGACCCTGGACGAGCTCGACACTGCTGAGGCTGTCCCCGCCACCGACCCTGCCGCTGGCTCCGGCGACGTCGCGACCGGACTTCGCGATGAGGAGCCTCGTGGCTGGGGAGCCGGTGAGTGCGGGGCCGGTGAGCGGCGGCCTGGGGAGTGCGAGCCGCGCAGCACCGCGAACACCGCCGCTGCCGAGGGCGACCACACCGCGAACGCCGACTCCGCCGAGGACGACGACACCGCGAGCACCCGCTCTGCCGAGTGCGACACGACCGCGCCTGCAGAGGGCGATGGCTGCGTTCGCGGCGCGGCCTGGTCCGGAGCAACCCACGCCCGGCGGGGTGCGTCAGCATGGCCTGCTCACGGTGGCGGGCATTGGCACACAGCCCCTTCGGACACAGCCCCTTCGGACACAGTGCCTTCGGGTGCGACGGCTTCGAGTTCGGCGCGGCCGGATCCTCCTCCCGAGGATGTCTCCGCTCATCACACCCACGCCGGGCCTCGGACTGCGGGGGACTGCCGGCATGGCCAGGGCACGTGCCGGTGCGGCAGCCAAGGCGCGTGGCGGTGCAGTGGCGACGCGCGGTGCTCGTGCGCAACGCAGGCAGCGGGAACTCCGGGAACAGCAGCGGGAGCCGGGCGAGGGACGCCGGAGACGGCGCAAGAGGCGTCACAAGGAGGGGCACAGGGAACGGCGCAAGGTGGGTCCCCGGGATCTCCGGGTGCGTCGGCGGGCGCGATGCCCGGGGCGTTCTTGGGGTCGGCGTTGGGAGCGTCGGCAGGCACGTTGCTGGGGGCGTCGTTGGGGATGGCACCGGGGACCGCGCCGGGGTTGTTGCTGGCGACCGGGCAGGTGCTGCCCGTCTCCAGCGTGCACCGCCTCGCCCGGACCTCGACCCTGGTGCGGATCGTCATGAACGCCGAGGGGCAGGTGCTGGACATGGGGCGCAAGGTGCGCCTGGCGACTCCTGCCCAGCGGCGGGCCATCTACGCCCGGTATGCCACGTGCTGGATCGACGGCTGCCCCCTCCCGGCGACCATGTGCCAGATCGACCACGCCGACAACTGGAGCACCGGCGGCCTCACCGACCTGAAGCTGCTGGGCCCGGCCTGCCAGTTCCACAACCGCGACCGCTACCAGCACCCCGACCGCTACACCCGCCGCAACGTAGGCGAAGACCGCTGGGCCTTCACCTACCACCGCCTCGGACGAGCCCCACGACTACACGACTGA
- a CDS encoding AI-2E family transporter yields the protein MSDSGLSPGSGISSVFPSLPGQGEMTPDPAPEPTGVDRTDHADRADGADFADGADVVGRAADAADVAGAAGAAGAAGAVASDRPFGLPGRPLRSNPFMFGLTGALGVLTAWLLVQAIAGAGSAIVLIVVSLFLAIGLNPAVEALQRSNLSRRLAITIVFGSVIAFFVVFGLAVVPPLTEQTTGFARHLPDYVQQLQNHPLIRSVDERYQILDKIQQYVAGGGLATQMFGGLLGVASVVISALFSAFTVLVLTLYFLGSLNSMKETAYRFVPRSRRTRVRLLGDEIINQIGGYVAGNLIISLIAGVVTYLFLAMLNVPYALALAIFVAVTDLIPLVGAVIGAVVASGVGFLSSVQVGIACVVFFVVYQQVENYWISPKVFKSSVDVPPVATIVGALLGGALLGIVGALLGIPLAAALLLLAREVVLPRQDRL from the coding sequence GTGTCCGACAGCGGTCTGTCCCCAGGAAGCGGCATCTCCAGCGTGTTCCCCTCGCTCCCCGGCCAGGGGGAAATGACGCCCGATCCGGCGCCGGAGCCGACCGGCGTCGACCGCACCGATCATGCCGATCGTGCCGACGGTGCTGATTTCGCCGACGGTGCTGATGTTGTCGGCCGTGCCGCCGATGCCGCCGATGTCGCCGGCGCCGCCGGCGCCGCCGGTGCCGCCGGTGCCGTGGCGTCCGACCGGCCGTTCGGCCTCCCGGGACGCCCGCTGCGCAGCAACCCGTTCATGTTCGGCCTGACCGGCGCGCTCGGCGTGCTCACCGCATGGCTCCTGGTGCAGGCGATCGCCGGCGCGGGCTCGGCGATCGTGCTGATCGTGGTCTCGCTGTTCCTGGCCATCGGACTCAATCCCGCGGTCGAGGCGCTCCAGCGAAGCAACCTGTCCCGCCGCCTCGCGATCACGATCGTGTTCGGGTCGGTCATCGCGTTCTTCGTGGTCTTCGGGCTCGCGGTCGTGCCGCCCCTCACCGAACAGACCACCGGGTTCGCCCGGCACCTGCCCGACTACGTGCAGCAGCTCCAGAACCACCCGCTCATCCGCTCGGTGGACGAGCGCTACCAGATCCTCGACAAGATCCAGCAGTACGTCGCGGGCGGCGGGCTGGCCACCCAGATGTTCGGCGGCCTCCTCGGCGTGGCGAGCGTCGTGATCAGCGCGCTGTTCAGCGCCTTCACCGTGCTCGTGCTCACGCTCTACTTCCTCGGGTCGCTCAACTCCATGAAGGAGACGGCCTACCGGTTCGTGCCCCGCTCACGCCGCACTCGGGTCCGCCTGCTCGGGGACGAGATCATCAACCAGATCGGCGGCTACGTCGCGGGCAACCTGATCATCTCGCTGATCGCCGGTGTGGTGACCTACCTGTTCCTGGCCATGCTGAACGTGCCGTACGCGCTCGCCCTGGCCATCTTCGTCGCGGTCACCGACCTGATCCCGCTGGTCGGCGCGGTCATCGGCGCGGTCGTGGCCTCCGGGGTGGGCTTCCTCTCCTCCGTACAGGTCGGCATCGCCTGCGTGGTCTTCTTCGTCGTCTACCAGCAGGTCGAGAACTACTGGATCTCCCCGAAGGTGTTCAAGTCGTCCGTCGACGTGCCGCCCGTGGCGACCATCGTCGGGGCTTTGCTCGGCGGGGCGCTCCTCGGCATCGTCGGGGCCCTGCTCGGCATCCCGCTCGCGGCGGCCCTGCTCCTCCTGGCCCGCGAGGTGGTGCTGCCCCGCCAAGACCGGCTATAG